In Lathamus discolor isolate bLatDis1 chromosome 1, bLatDis1.hap1, whole genome shotgun sequence, the following are encoded in one genomic region:
- the LBX2 gene encoding transcription factor LBX2 has product MTSAREAAGSPPGCRRSALDQLPPPASSNKPLTPFGIEDILGRPRGGSPPGTGSGPGTAATPARLPEKAAGPRGGGVAPSSPLCALEELASKTFQGLELGLLQAAEGREPLAVPGSRPPCKKRRKSRTAFTAQQLRELEQRFLRQKYLSPVDRDRLAARLALSTAQVITWFQNRRAKLKRDLEELRADVASLQALPPAALRHLAAIPDPPLPPAAPGTGPAPPPAELSEEEIDVGD; this is encoded by the exons ATGACCTCGGCGCGGGAGGCAGCCGGTTCCCCCCCCGGTTGCCGGCGGAGCGCCCTGGACCAGCTCCCGCCGCCCGCCAGCTCCAACAAGCCGCTGACCCCCTTCGGCATCGAGGACATCCTGGGGCGACCCCGCGGCGGGAGCCCCCCCGGCACCGGCTCCGGCCCCGGCACCGCCGCTACCCCCGCCCGGCTCCCGGAGAAGGCTGCGGggccccgcggcggcggcgTCGCCCCGTCCTCGCCGCTCTGCGCGCTGGAGGAACTCGCCAGCAAAACCttccaggggctggagctgggcctGCTGCAGGCGGCGGAAG GTCGGGAGCCTTTGGCCGTTCCGGGGTCTCGCCCTCCCTGCAAGAAGCGTCGCAAGTCGCGGACGGCGTTCACGGCGCAGCAGCtgcgggagctggagcagcGGTTCCTGCGGCAGAAGTACCTGTCCCCGGTGGACCGGGACCGGCTGGCGGCGCGGCTGGCGCTCAGCACGGCCCAGGTCATCACCTGGTTCCAGAACCGCCGCGCCAAGCTCAAGCGGGACCTGGAGGAGCTGCGGGCGGACGTGGCCTCGCTGCAGGCGCTGCCCCCCGCCGCCCTCCGGCACCTCGCCGCCATCCCGGACCCGCCGCTGCCCCCCGCCGCGCCGGGCAccggccccgcgccgccgcccgcggAGCTCTCGGAGGAGGAGATCGACGTGGGGGACTGA
- the PCGF1 gene encoding polycomb group RING finger protein 1, producing the protein MASPPQGGPMAIAMRLRNQLQAVYKMDPLRNEEEVKVKMKELNEHIVCCLCAGYFIDATTITECLHTFCKSCIVKYLQTSKYCPMCNTKIHETQPLLNLKLDRVMQDIVYKLVPGLQESEEKRIREFYQSRGLDRVSQPCTEDPVGGDPMGLPYSTFDHSRAHYFRYDEHVSLCLEKQSSSKDKSKAVLQHKYVRCSVRAQIRHLRRVLCHRLGLPLQHVQILFENTALPDHMTMKQLWLSHWFGKPAPLLLHYSIKDKRR; encoded by the exons ATGGCGTCTCCTCCTCAGGGGGGCCCGATGGCGATCGCCATGCGGCTGCGGAACCAGCTCCAGGCCGTCTACAAGATGGACCCGCTCCGCAACGAg GAGGAGGTGAAGGTGAAGATGAAGGAGCTGAACGAGCACATCGTGTGCTGCCTCTGTGCCGGGTACTTCATCGACGCCACGACCATCACCGAGTGCCTGCACACGT TCTGCAAGAGCTGCATCGTCAAGTACCTGCAGACCAGCAAGTACTGCCCCATGTGCAACACCAAGATCCACGAGACGCAGCCGCTGCTCAACCTGAAGCTGGACCGGGTCATGCAGGACATCGTGTACAAGCTGGTGCCCGGCCTGCAGGAGA GTGAAGAGAAGAGGATCCGGGAGTTCTACCAGTCCCGGGGGCTGGACCGGGTGTCCCAGCCCTGCACTGAGG ACCCGGTGGGGGGCGACCCCATGGGGCTGCCCTATAGCACCTTCGACCACTCGCGGGCGCACTACTTCCGGTACGACGAGCACGTCTCGCTCTGCCTGGAGAAGCAGAG ctccagcaaggaCAAGAGCAAGGCCGTGCTGCAG CACAAGTATGTGAGGTGCTCGGTGCGGGCACAGATCCGGCACCTGCGGAGGGTCCTGTGCCACCGGCTGGGTCTGCCCCTGCAGCAC GTGCAGATCCTGTTTGAGAACACGGCGCTGCCCGACCACATGACCATGAAGCAGCTCTGGCTCTCGCACTGGTTCGGCAAG CCCGcgcccctcctgctgcactaCAGCATCAAGGACAAGAGGAGGTAG